In the genome of Sebastes umbrosus isolate fSebUmb1 chromosome 14, fSebUmb1.pri, whole genome shotgun sequence, one region contains:
- the spns1 gene encoding protein spinster homolog 1 isoform X2: MSLGEPTSDTAPFFSDDSEAEGSEERGGATAAQQEESASGVSKVRALLTVFVLCYINLLNYMDRFTVAGVLPDIEQYFGIDDGKSGLLQTVFICSYMFLAPVFGYLGDRYNRKYIMSIGITFWSLVTLASSYTPKDHFWALLLTRGLVGVGEASYSTIAPTIIADLYVRGKRTNMLSIFYFAIPVGSGLGYIVGSQVGNIAHDWHWALRVTPGLGLIAVLLLLVVVKEPKRGAIEARPEHHLHQTSWLADLQALSKNYSFVLSTFGFTAVAFVTGSLALWAPTFLFRAAVFGGDRPPCVEGNCASSDSLIFGAITCVTGVLGVASGVQVSRKLRTRTPRADPLVCATGLLLSAPFLYLAIVFAEASTIATYAFIFLGNTFLSMNWAIVADMLLYVVVPTRRSTAEALQIVISHLLGDAGSPYLIGVVSDSLRKTDSFLWQFRSLQLSLLLCSFVAVIGGGFFLATALFIEKDRHRAENYVPSDDEPIVVPKSGRSTRVPVSSVLI; the protein is encoded by the exons ATGTCTCTGGGCGAGCCCACGTCGGACACGGCGCCGTTCTTCTCCGATGACAGCGAGGCGGAGGGTTCGGAGGAGCGGGGCGGAGCGACGGCGGCTCAGCAGGAGGAGTCGGCCAGCGGGGTGTCGAAAGTGCGAGCGCTGCTGACCGTCTTCGTCCTCTGCTACATCAACCTGCTCAACTACATGGACCGCTTCACGGTGGCAG GTGTCCTCCCCGACATCGAGCAGTATTTTGGGATTGATGATGGGAAGTCCGGTCTGCTCCAAACAG TTTTTATCTGCAGCTACATGTTCTTGGCTCCGGTCTTCGGCTACCTGGGCGACAGGTACAACAGGAAGTACATCATGAGTATTGGCATTACGTTCTGGTCTTTGGTGACTCTCGCCAGCTCCTACACCCCCAAAGAT CATTTCTGGGCTCTGCTGTTGACTCGAGGTCTGGTCGGCGTCGGAGAGGCCAGTTACTCCACCATCGCTCCCACCATCATCGCCGACCTCTACGTTCGGGGAAAGAGGACAAACATGCtctccattttttattttgccatCCCCGTGGGCAG TGGTCTCGGATACATCGTCGGGTCACAAGTCGGTAACATAGCGCATGACTGGCACTGGGCTCTGCGG GTGACTCCAGGGTTGGGCCTGATcgccgtgctgctgctgctggtcgtGGTCAAGGAGCCTAAAAGAGGCGCCATCGAAGCTCGACCGGAGCATCACCTGCACCAGACCAGCTGGCTGGCGGACCTGCAGGCTCTGAGCAAGAA CTACAGCTTCGTGTTGTCGACCTTCGGCTTCACGGCGGTGGCCTTCGTCACCggctctctggctctctggGCTCCGACGTTCCTCTTCAGAGCGGCCGTCTTCGGCGGGGACAGACCTCCCTGTGTGGAGGGAAACTGCGCCTCCTCAGACAG TTTGATTTTCGGCGCCATCACCTGCGTCACAGGTGTGTTGGGCGTGGCCAGCGGCGTGCAGGTGAGTCGGAAGCTGAGGACGAGGACGCCCCGAGCCGACCCGCTGGTCTGCGCCACCGGTCTGCTCCTCTCGGCGCCTTTCCTCTACCTCGCCATCGTCTTCGCCGAGGCCAGCACCATCGCCACATAC GCGTTCATCTTCCTCGGAAATACCTTCCTGTCCATGAACTGGGCCATCGTAGCCGACATGCTGCTG TACGTGGTCGTTCCCACTCGGCGCTCCACAGCTGAAGCTCTGCAGATCGTCATCAGTCATCTCCTGGGAGACGCAGGAAGTCCGTACCTGATAGGAGTG GTCTCAGACTCTCTGAGGAAGACGGACTCCTTCCTGTGGCAGTTccgctctctgcagctctctctgctgctctgctccttcGTGGCCGTGATAGGCGGAGGTTTCTTCCTCGCCACCGCCCTCTTCATCGAAAAAGACCGCCATCGCGCCGAGAACTACGTCCCGTCAG ACGACGAGCCGATCGTTGTACCGAAGAGCGGCCGGTCCACCCGAGTCCCGGTGTCCAGTGTTCTGATCTGA
- the spns1 gene encoding protein spinster homolog 1 isoform X1: MSLGEPTSDTAPFFSDDSEAEGSEERGGATAAQQEESASGVSKVRALLTVFVLCYINLLNYMDRFTVAGVLPDIEQYFGIDDGKSGLLQTVFICSYMFLAPVFGYLGDRYNRKYIMSIGITFWSLVTLASSYTPKDHFWALLLTRGLVGVGEASYSTIAPTIIADLYVRGKRTNMLSIFYFAIPVGSGLGYIVGSQVGNIAHDWHWALRVTPGLGLIAVLLLLVVVKEPKRGAIEARPEHHLHQTSWLADLQALSKNYSFVLSTFGFTAVAFVTGSLALWAPTFLFRAAVFGGDRPPCVEGNCASSDSLIFGAITCVTGVLGVASGVQVSRKLRTRTPRADPLVCATGLLLSAPFLYLAIVFAEASTIATYAFIFLGNTFLSMNWAIVADMLLYVVVPTRRSTAEALQIVISHLLGDAGSPYLIGVVSDSLRKTDSFLWQFRSLQLSLLLCSFVAVIGGGFFLATALFIEKDRHRAENYVPSESDPASQTTDQPASSEELLAATGVVVGVA, encoded by the exons ATGTCTCTGGGCGAGCCCACGTCGGACACGGCGCCGTTCTTCTCCGATGACAGCGAGGCGGAGGGTTCGGAGGAGCGGGGCGGAGCGACGGCGGCTCAGCAGGAGGAGTCGGCCAGCGGGGTGTCGAAAGTGCGAGCGCTGCTGACCGTCTTCGTCCTCTGCTACATCAACCTGCTCAACTACATGGACCGCTTCACGGTGGCAG GTGTCCTCCCCGACATCGAGCAGTATTTTGGGATTGATGATGGGAAGTCCGGTCTGCTCCAAACAG TTTTTATCTGCAGCTACATGTTCTTGGCTCCGGTCTTCGGCTACCTGGGCGACAGGTACAACAGGAAGTACATCATGAGTATTGGCATTACGTTCTGGTCTTTGGTGACTCTCGCCAGCTCCTACACCCCCAAAGAT CATTTCTGGGCTCTGCTGTTGACTCGAGGTCTGGTCGGCGTCGGAGAGGCCAGTTACTCCACCATCGCTCCCACCATCATCGCCGACCTCTACGTTCGGGGAAAGAGGACAAACATGCtctccattttttattttgccatCCCCGTGGGCAG TGGTCTCGGATACATCGTCGGGTCACAAGTCGGTAACATAGCGCATGACTGGCACTGGGCTCTGCGG GTGACTCCAGGGTTGGGCCTGATcgccgtgctgctgctgctggtcgtGGTCAAGGAGCCTAAAAGAGGCGCCATCGAAGCTCGACCGGAGCATCACCTGCACCAGACCAGCTGGCTGGCGGACCTGCAGGCTCTGAGCAAGAA CTACAGCTTCGTGTTGTCGACCTTCGGCTTCACGGCGGTGGCCTTCGTCACCggctctctggctctctggGCTCCGACGTTCCTCTTCAGAGCGGCCGTCTTCGGCGGGGACAGACCTCCCTGTGTGGAGGGAAACTGCGCCTCCTCAGACAG TTTGATTTTCGGCGCCATCACCTGCGTCACAGGTGTGTTGGGCGTGGCCAGCGGCGTGCAGGTGAGTCGGAAGCTGAGGACGAGGACGCCCCGAGCCGACCCGCTGGTCTGCGCCACCGGTCTGCTCCTCTCGGCGCCTTTCCTCTACCTCGCCATCGTCTTCGCCGAGGCCAGCACCATCGCCACATAC GCGTTCATCTTCCTCGGAAATACCTTCCTGTCCATGAACTGGGCCATCGTAGCCGACATGCTGCTG TACGTGGTCGTTCCCACTCGGCGCTCCACAGCTGAAGCTCTGCAGATCGTCATCAGTCATCTCCTGGGAGACGCAGGAAGTCCGTACCTGATAGGAGTG GTCTCAGACTCTCTGAGGAAGACGGACTCCTTCCTGTGGCAGTTccgctctctgcagctctctctgctgctctgctccttcGTGGCCGTGATAGGCGGAGGTTTCTTCCTCGCCACCGCCCTCTTCATCGAAAAAGACCGCCATCGCGCCGAGAACTACGTCCCGTCAG AATCAGATCCGGCGAGCCAGACCACGGACCAACCGGCGTCCAGCGAGGAGCTgctggcagctacgggcgtcGTCgtgggcgtggcttag
- the LOC119502106 gene encoding uncharacterized protein LOC119502106 isoform X1, whose amino-acid sequence MADSWLMWVLAVAIFVSMVLLAVVCLQCRDNGPLVIRQVASEDYMQSNEFRVIHPSQPSTDPNSIHLPSNHLSPFSLDPGAQRGPSHSFTETESNPSYENPVDGPDYINESDPEDPGYIIVLPEGETRPTDQSRASTPSSDFLHDYENVPEKKVSPEDRDYLNVEPPCFQTGSTPDLSAQSDSDDDDDDEGNYVNVNEGTQTN is encoded by the exons ATGGCCGACTCCTGGCTCATGTGGGTTTTGGCGGTCGCCATCTTCGTCTCCATGGTCCTCCTGGCTGTCGTCTGTCTGCAGTGCCGGGACAATGGCCCTCTGG TCATCAGGCAAGTCGCTTCAGAGGACTACATGCA ATCCAATGAATTCAGAGTCATCCATCCAT CCCAGCCGTCCACTGATCCGAACTCCATCCACCTTCCCTCCAACCATCTGTCACCTTT CTCACTTGATCCTGGAGCTCAGAGGGGACCTTCACATTCCTTCACAGAAACTG AAAGTAATCCAAGTTATGAGAATCCAGTAGACG GTCCCGACTACATAAATGAGAGCGATCCAGAAGACCCCGGCTACAT AATCGTGTTGCCCGAAGGTGAAACTCGACCGACCGATCAGAGCAGAGCCTCAACGCCCAGTTCAG ATTTTCTACATGATTATGAAAACGTCCCCGAGAAGAAAG tgTCACCAGAGGACAGAGACTATCTGAACGTGGAGCCGCCGTGTTTTCAAA CAGGATCGACTCCGGATCTGTCGGCTCAGAGCGACAGCGACGACGATGACGACGACGAGGGGAACTATGTCAACGTGAACGAAGGGACGCAGACTAACTGA
- the LOC119502106 gene encoding uncharacterized protein LOC119502106 isoform X2, giving the protein MADSWLMWVLAVAIFVSMVLLAVVCLQCRDNGPLVIRQVASEDYMQSNEFRVIHPSQPSTDPNSIHLPSNHLSPFSLDPGAQRGPSHSFTETESNPSYENPVDGPDYINESDPEDPGYIIVLPEGETRPTDQSRASTPSSDFLHDYENVPEKKVSPEDRDYLNVEPPCFQRSTPDLSAQSDSDDDDDDEGNYVNVNEGTQTN; this is encoded by the exons ATGGCCGACTCCTGGCTCATGTGGGTTTTGGCGGTCGCCATCTTCGTCTCCATGGTCCTCCTGGCTGTCGTCTGTCTGCAGTGCCGGGACAATGGCCCTCTGG TCATCAGGCAAGTCGCTTCAGAGGACTACATGCA ATCCAATGAATTCAGAGTCATCCATCCAT CCCAGCCGTCCACTGATCCGAACTCCATCCACCTTCCCTCCAACCATCTGTCACCTTT CTCACTTGATCCTGGAGCTCAGAGGGGACCTTCACATTCCTTCACAGAAACTG AAAGTAATCCAAGTTATGAGAATCCAGTAGACG GTCCCGACTACATAAATGAGAGCGATCCAGAAGACCCCGGCTACAT AATCGTGTTGCCCGAAGGTGAAACTCGACCGACCGATCAGAGCAGAGCCTCAACGCCCAGTTCAG ATTTTCTACATGATTATGAAAACGTCCCCGAGAAGAAAG tgTCACCAGAGGACAGAGACTATCTGAACGTGGAGCCGCCGTGTTTTCAAA GATCGACTCCGGATCTGTCGGCTCAGAGCGACAGCGACGACGATGACGACGACGAGGGGAACTATGTCAACGTGAACGAAGGGACGCAGACTAACTGA